In Vanacampus margaritifer isolate UIUO_Vmar chromosome 6, RoL_Vmar_1.0, whole genome shotgun sequence, the DNA window gctaatggctaataataaaacaacagtcACTTACTGAGCATAAGTCTAACCGCGGTAGCCAGCTAAcggctaataacaaaacaacaaggcaTCTGGCTTTTTCTTGTCCACCAAAACTGGCACGTTTAGCCCTCCTGCCACCACACTGGCCATACTAAGCAGCTGTAAAACATAGCTGAACAAGCAAGGTTGCAGTGTGGGCTCTCCTGGGTGCGGGAGCCTGTCTTCCGAGGCAGCGATGCTAGTGGAGTGTGCACGGCTGACGCTGCAGGAACGCTACCATGTATCGATAGTATTGATACCATTACAAAGAGATATTGTATCCGGATACGACGTGTTTGAAAAGTATTGatacttttgacaaccctatTAAAAGTACACAACGTGAATGGATTTTAACGCCATCTTTAACtcttaaaaaacagacaaagttTACCACTCATACATGTCTGTGttaaatgtttccttcctgtctcttttgcagcattctgacgCAGAGAAGTCTGCCCAAACCTCCAGAGTTGAACAcattgaacaggtacatgtaGTTGTTCAATAGATTTCAACGCCATCTGGCAGTTAAAAACtgtatgcatatttctgcactttcagtgaatttgtaatcaaacatcatttctgtgtgtattgtctctgtatttttctctttcagtgcatgatggagacaaggcactcctcaatgagtttgagccagaaTGACCTGAGTCCACCGCACAatagttctcaaaaggtaaattactttatcactaatgagtgtcatttagcatccaactacagtaattgtttgcagtgctctatcaagttaccagtaatattttggtgtacagagaaacttattgaaggcttgataatattttgaatggaccgagtgtatgtgtgcgtgtgttatcacccagatttattgtgtattggactgacacatttcgtgatagtattttcaagttttaagtcacaacctcatccataggtttgaatgtgtgtgtgtgtgtgtgttgtgtccaagtatggcatagactgacactggtatacactgactttcgccgagaaagcatttcctgtagaagttgtcgcactcacctacttgtgtgtgtgtgtgttcacataatctcatggtttagagggacatttaacctcattgtatctttaagtcttacagtcacccaatatcacctttctgtggagttgaatcactatacatacagtatataaatatacttggtaggctattgtttaaatgacctaacataaactctgtgtttcttgatcctgcatcactctgaatcagcaacgtaatgtaaagcgttgtctcaatgaaggtatgtctatgtttaatgtttccttcctgtctcttttgcagcattctgacgCAGAGAGGTCAGCCCAACCCTCAgaggttgaagatattgaacaggtacatgtggttgttaaatggatatcaatgccatctggcaattaaaaactgtcaaagtttaccgctcatgcatatttctggaacttgaaacaaatttgtaatcaaacagtctgatggcacctgtgtgtattgtctttttatttttctctttcagtgcatgatggagacaaggcactcctcaatgagtttgagccagagtgacctgagtccagtacgtcgtgagccactcaacaattctcaaaaggtaaattactttatcactactgagtgtcatttagcatccaactacagtaattgtttgcagtgctctatcaagttaccagtaatattttggtgtacagagaaacttattgaaggcttgataatattctgaatagaccgagtgtgtgtgtgtgtgttatcacctagatttattgtgtattggactgacacatttcatgatagtattttcaagttttaagtcacaacctcatccataggtttgaatgtgtgtgtgtgtgtgtgttgtgtccaagtatggcatagactgacactggcatacactgactttcgccgagaaagcatttgctgtagaagttgtcgcactcacctacttgtgtgtgtgtgtgtgttcacataatctcatggtttagagggacatttaacctcattgtatctttaagtcttatagtcacccaatgtcacctttctgtggagttgaatcactatacctgtacatacagtatataaatatacttggtaggctgttgtttaaatgacctaacataaactctgtgtttcttgatcctgcatcactctgaatcagcaacgtaatgtaaagcgttgtctcaatgaaggtatgtctatgtttaatgtttccttcctgtctcttttgcagcattctgatgCAGAGAGGTCAACCCAACCttcagaggttgaagatattgaacaggtacatgtggttgttaaatggatatcaatgccatctggcaattaaaaaccgacaaagtttaccgctcatgcatatttctgcaacttgaaacaaatttgtaatcaaacagtctgatggcacctgtgtgtattgtctttttatttttctctttcagtgcatgatggagacaaggcactcttcaatgagtttgagccagagtgacctgagtccagtacgtcgtgagccactcaacaattctcaaaaggtaaattacttcatcattaatgagtgtcatttagcatccaactacagtaattgtttgcagtgctctatcaagttaccagtaatattttgttgtacagagaaactttttgaaggcttgataatattttgaatagaccgagtgtttgtgtgtgttatcacctagatttattgtgtattggactgacacatttcgtgatagtattttcaagttttaagtcacaacctcatccataggtttgaatgtgtgtgtgtgtgtgtgtgtgttgtgaccaagtatggcatagactgacactggcatacactgactttcgccgagaaagcatttgctgtagaagttgtcgcactcacctacttgtgtgtgtgtgtgtattcacataatctcatggtttagagggacatttaacctcattgtatctttaagtcttacagtcacccaatgtcacctttctgtggagttgaatcactatacatacagtatatcaatataattggtaggctgttgtttttgaaattacctaacataaactcaatgtttcttgatcctgcatcactctgaatcagcaatgtgatgtaaagcgttgtctttatgaaggtatgtctatgtttaatgtttccttcctgtctcttttgcagcatacCGACACAGAGAGGTCCGCCCAACCATTAgaggttgaagatattgaacaggtatatatggttgttaaataaatttcaacgccatctggcaattaaaaactgtcaaagtcatgcatatttctgcaacttcagtgaatttgtagtaattaaacagTCTGATTACACCTGTGTGTattttctctgtattttttttttcagtgcatgatggagacaagtgACTCCACATTGACCTTGTGCCAGGGTGACCTTAGTCCAGCACTTGAGCCTCAGAccagttctcaaaaggtaaattacttcttctttaatgagtgtaattaaaagtacaattacagtTAACGGTCAACAATTGTTTCCTGTGCATGTCAAGtcatcagcaatatttttgtgctCTGAGAAACTTCATTGGATGCTTGATAATTGAAGTCAGAGTTTGTACATATTTGTTcatctaagttttttttctgctagcaATCCCATAtgcttattaaatattttgctatcactttttaaataaataccccCCCCAGGACTGTTGGAAACACCTTCTTGAGGTCTCAACACTGTCACCCTTTGACAAGTGTGTTCTATGCTTGGGACCTATATCTTCTTTTACATGGACTGGATACAGATGCAAAGGTAAACCATATATTGATAGCATTGCTTTGAGTCCAAATTTAGACGATACAGCCAGAAACCAAACAAATGATGCCATTGGCCACCGAACAGTTGTCTGCATTGTGGACATGATGTAACAATTTAATTACTGGCAACTCTTcttacacaatataaaatacagcaCTGATTGGTACAGAGAAGAAAATTGTTTAAAGAAGTTATGTTGAAACTGTAACTGGCACTGtttgtttgacccaacattttctaaCTCTGTTCACAGCATGTTCAAGAGTCTGGCATCTGTCCTGCTACAGACGGAAGAAAGCAGAGGATGAAATATTAGACTCGGATGAGGAGCAGAACTCTGGAAGCAAATATGTCCCTGATTCAGATGAGGATTCAGATTCAAGCATGACTTTGGTGCCTCATCAGTCTAAAGTACGACAGAAGGAAGGAATACCAGCCTTACCCACTAACAACTCTAACAGTTTGgacacacattttccaaatgacgcTGGCACATCAAAATGTTTACCCACAGATGTCATTGCTGGCGAAACGTCAGATTCAGAAATTTCTAGCAAAGACTCATCAAATAAGCATGTGAagaacaaagataaaaaatctCTAGAACATCTCAATTTGACCAATAGAaattactgttttgtttgtggtaaGCCACAAAGCAGACTGACTCGCCACCTGAAAGTACACATGTCTCACCCAGAAGTTTCATATGCATTTTACCTCCCTGGTCACTCTCAGGAGCGCAagactttgtttgaaaaaatgcgAAACAGAGGAAACTTTCATCATAACATTGCCATACTCCAAGGTGAAAATGgacaattaaaagtgaaaagggTGCTAAAATCTACTGCAGTGGCTGGAAACTTTGTGCATTGTATGCACTGCCAGGGCTTATACGCACGCAAAGAACTGTGGAGACATGTCCGAAGATGTTCGTTAAGGCCAGAAAATCGCAATCTGGATAAACAAGCTGGAAGAGCCAGAGTTCTGTGTTTTGCTACAGCCCAAGATACCGTATTCAGTCAACACTTCTTGAGTGGAATGTGGAAGCTTCTTAGCACAATGAAGACGGATGACATTGGCCTTGCTGTACGAAATGACCTATCTATTGTTCATTTGGCCCAGTCCCTGTACAATAAACATGGTCAAGATCCCACAAAGTACAAACATATTCGACAAAAGCTCCGAGAAGTGGGACGACTGCTGGTATGTCTGCGAGCAAACTACTCTGTACACAGCCTGGAGGAAGCCATAAAGCCCTCAAACTCTCAAACAGTTGTTCAAGCAGTGAAGCAAGTTGCTGGATTTCACGAAGAAAGCCTCTCCTACCATACACCAAGCCTGGCTTTGAAATTGGGGCACACACTAAACAAAATCTGCGACATCATTCATTGTCGTGCACTAATGGCAGAAGATGCAGCACTGGTGAAGGCAACTGAAACATTTAGGAAACTATATACCTCCAAGTGGTGTGAGTTGATTTCCAACAAAGCTCTGAGCACATTGAGCAGTGCCAAGTATAATAAGCCAACAACACTGCCCTTTACAGAGGATATCCAGGTACTTCACCAGTACCTTCAGAAGACTGCTGACAGTGCTGTTAGTAACTTGATGGAGGAAGCAACACCGAAAAACTatgctgaaattgaaattgaaggtGAGTGTTCAGAATGTCAGATGATCAtgtttagtaggggtgggaaaatATGGGTACCTCAAGATTTGATTCACTTCCGATGCATCAttagtacatttgtatttttaaaacaattgcagaACTCAAGGAAGAGCAAAGATTTATATTTCATACTGACTTTTATTAAAGTGGCAAGGCAACCTGGTTTACAATAgtgtgtcaacacacatttcaaaaagtgCCAATGGCAGCGTTTGCTgtaacaaatgtttaacttctcccAGTGCAATATGCAGAAGACAAcagtggctttttatttttatgtaaactttaaaaatctatttttagtatCGGTAACTCTGAATCGaagcagaatctttttaatacgACGAttgatgcatgaaaaaaaaacaattatcgtTCTCACCCCTACTACTAGATGTGGCATCCTTTCCATCTTGCATCTGTTACAGCTGTACTTCTGGCCAATTCTAAAACTTGATGCCTTGGGGTCTGATGCCTCACTGATCTTTTATTATGACTATCTTTTTCTAGGTAACTTATCATTCAGTgagaatgaaaataatgaaggCAGTGACTCAGAGGGCAGCGGCACAGAGGTCGGAGGACCACTTTGTGAAGATGGCAAAGACCTGGATCCAGCCTCAGACTCTATGATCCTTGAGCAGGAACAGAACTCTGGTGGCCAAGGTAGGTTCTCTGTCTACTTTACAAATTTTCTCTCAGCAGACGGGGCAACAAAGGCCGCCCGGTATCAGTATTTGTTGATGAGACAATTTTCACacgtcgtttttgtttttaccagatAAGCTGTCACATGTGACGTCTACAGTAGGAGACACAGTCCCTTCAACTGGCGGTAAGACAAGCTTTAGGATCTTTGGATTATGTTATGAAAATATGCAATGATGTAAGGCCTCCTGAGCAAtgaaatgagctaaaaaaaaccATAAAATAAAGTCACGTAACTGCTTAAGACTAGATGCAGTCGGTAATGGTCTTTTCTTTTGCCATCCTGCAGCCACATAATAGCCTGCATTAGGCCATAAATAATGGCTGTGAAGAGTActatctacttcctgtttttgtgttgcagccACTGTAATTGACAAATAATCTGTGACATTAGTTAGACTTACCTTCTGATTGTTCAAGtatctgtaaatatatatacatatatatatgtattttttgttttgtttacttacagTCCTCTCAGGAAAAGACGATGCTGATCAAGAAAGTGAGGCAAGGAGACagccaaagaaaatgtggagCAAAGCCGAGGTCGCTGCAGTGATGCGACATTTTGGaagccacataaaaaaaggaaaacttgccTCCAAAGTTGAATGCAGCCAGTGTAAGCGGGCAGAGGACCCTGTGCTGTCACAACGGACTGTACAGAATATTAGAGACTTTGTGAGAAACCGAATAACCACAGCCAAAAGGCAGGCCCAGAAGAGACGGTAAACCTAtttgctggtatctcactgagcaacgaatgcttgcgaacatagAGAATTTGGAGTTTTTGTCGGGATTCATAAAAGGTTGCAGAAATGTTCAGTTTTCACTTGTCAGTTTTTCCTgtcgcaaagtttttttttaacatgttcagacagtttttcactttttgcaaGCATCTTCTGAAACCTTTTATGaaccgtgacaaaaaaaaaacaaatttgctatTTACCCAAGCATTcatcactcagtgagataccagcatgagagtttcatttaaaactaaattcagggaactttttatttatgtatttaattatattttcacttaatgcttcagacactaagaactccctgcactttttctcttagaaattaaaacaaaaatcttaaggGAGATCTGAAGTATATGCCACAAAGGAGGTGGGACTTACGACTTCTGTAGGTCACACACACGCTGTTTCTGGTTACTGTTGCAACATAAGGGTGGAAGTGCGAGTATGGGGCACGGCCTATATGGCGCTACAATAACTGGTATCAGcgtaggtgtgtgacttacggaagtTGCAAGTCCCGCTTtccccgtggcatataccccatttacTTGCCTAATTTTCAATTGACCTTAACACAAGCTAATGACCCTGGCAGCACCCAGcactttttgttagcaaatagaccaatttgttttaaaacttaatgtttaaaattaaactaaaagcctttaacaaatttgaaagttataaacatgcttaatagcatttcaacatttaaaaaaatattaattttgaccccatttttttcttttgctacaaatgaatatcagctccaaatgtGGTTATTGGCCTCTTTGACTACAAATAATCAGTATGGTGTCGGCACTGTCTATCACTACTACTATAAACTCTATATTGGAATATTAAACTACAAGGCTctgaattttcagtaggataaaaATGGCACACCAACACGTAGTGCGTAGTGGCTCGGAACACCTTGATTAGAAAGGACTTTGTAGAAAACAGTGTACAGTGTCTAGACCAGTCATACTTGTTAATAAAACATCtgtgtttactttaatttagattgcgtttgtatgtttttacgtTTGTGATATTACAGCTTGGTAAGTGTGGGGTTGCTAATTTCTGAGGTTTAAAGGAGCCTGTGTCATTAAATAGACACTTTCCTACATTCTTTGTGCAGTTGCGTCTTAATTTGTGTGGCTGCAAATGTGAGgtaattgtctttttaaagtCTCAATAATGTTGATGCTCATTACTgtcgtattttttgtattagtcATGAAGAAACACTTACAGGGGTGaattcatcatccatctataTCCAATTGCTCTCTTTTGGTTCTGTTCACCTAATGCATAGTGGTGTCAGGTGGtgtatttatgttaattttgggtggtggggggcgTGACTACCTTGTCCCTTTAAAGTCACCTTAATCCTGTTTTGTCCTTGTAAACCACAATTCAAGTGTCGTCCCAAACCACCATTTTGTCAGGTCTGATATCTCAGGTTGTTAACCTCTTTTCTAAGCTCTGAAGGGTGCTAAattattctcaatttttttgaagTGATTTAGCCTTACTCCCATCATTCTAAACCCTTTTAAAAGGTGTGTCAACTTAAATCACCACCGGGCCTGTTTCTGAAATTTGTCAGTCTATACCATATAAacaggtatgtgtgtgtgtgtgtgtgtgtgtgtgtgcgtgcgtgcgtgtgtgtttgttggctATACACAGCAACATTGATTGACACGTTTTGGTGTCACTGCAGTTGGCAGCAATTTCAGCTATTTTCTGCTTGGCTGTTAAATGCAAAAGCAATTATATATTCCCTTCTCTGCTGTGGTCTGCATTAAAACTAAACTATAAGCTGTGTTTCACTGGTGGCACATTAAGTTTGAGGTTGAGGTGCACGAGCTTACCTTAGTTTTTATGGTCATGTCAAATCTTAATGGAGCATCTGTTGCCATATGTTGCACTCTCACAGGCTCCACACACAACATATGCTTAAGTTTGACATTCAAACATCTTATAGCTACTTTCAAGTATCAAGCCCAATTTCCAACAGTCCGTTGGGTTTGATTTACTTTAGAGGGTATATTTTGGCGTTTCCCTTGCAGCGGGTAAACATTTTGAATATCTAATACCCTTTTGATGGGGATCAAGTCAATAAAGACTGGAATCTAAAAAGCGACATTTCACGTTTAGTCAAAAATTTGATAGAAATAGCAATAGAAAGATACAAATAGTGATCGAAATACACTATACACAGTCAACTCTGGCCTCAAGCGTAACCGCAGCCTCTATGTGCCGCACAGTGCCACACATTTACAGAAATTAGCAACTGAAGGGCCAAAGCTTGTCTCATTTGCAGTCTTTTGCTACATCAGCTGAGTAGTTCATAAATACTATTCAAGCCATCAATCATCACACATTACCCTTTCTTGACAAGTCCAAAAAGGCACACCATTTTACAAAGTCCCATTATCTGGACAAAAGACAGTACTGACTGTATAATCGGTACATATCATTGCGCTTTGTGTGTCAGTTAATTAAcgtatattttttgtcacataGGGGTTGGCGTGTCTTATTGAttggttttgttatttttgcagCGATGTGTGTAATGCTGGAATACTCTCTATAGTGATAATTCTCTCAAGTGGGAGCAGCACTACAGAATTGGAAAGCATAATGAGAAATGCTTAAACGACGCTGAAGCTCCACACAGAAGCCTGCCAGCATTTCACAGCATGACAGAGCCCAGTCCTCGTGGACTTTTGGGCTTTCTGGAAGTGAGACTAGGTCAGAGGCATATTTTACGCTCTTGACATCAAATTCAGAGCTCAATGAGTGTACCAAAGGCGTATTGCATAAAAGCGCTAGCCAAGTGAGATTACATATTTCAGAAAGGAAGCCCTTCAGCATTCCCTATTTGtcgagaaggagaaaaaaaatgcaaaacctaTGACactaaattaatagaaatgagGGACAGTGAAAAAAACAGATTAGAGCTTTCCTTGCGTTGCTCAAAAAACACGCTCCAACAATGAAACATACCAGTGGGGATTCTTCTCAGACTTCGAGGGATGCTCAGCTAGGGGAACCTAGATGCCCCTccccctgaaaaaaagaaagtggtgaaATATGCACTGCTGTGTGTACAATTCATTATTCTAGAATACCTTAATCTTTTGTACAGAATCAGCTACTTATCACAAATAACTGACACAACGTCCTTCTCATTCATCCCTGCTGTGCCACAGCACCTTTGTTTATTTACACAGTAGGAG includes these proteins:
- the LOC144053974 gene encoding uncharacterized protein LOC144053974; this encodes MPRQRCLNPKKEAMLYIDTGRDKHGLDVKYISEFKGRGVFACASFEKGNFLLEYHGALLSKQECERRQRLYHDKMKAFMFEFHFDGRTCCVDAATEDGSLGRLVNDDHINPNATMKYLNVQGKPHLCLFATRDIDPGEEITYNYGDSDWPWRSKESGQQNTSTSKLTVEETTSTAPTDALKSFQEHSDAEKSAQTSRVEHIEQCMMETRHSSMSLSQNDLSPPHNSSQKHSDAERSAQPSEVEDIEQCMMETRHSSMSLSQSDLSPVRREPLNNSQKHSDAERSTQPSEVEDIEQCMMETRHSSMSLSQSDLSPVRREPLNNSQKHTDTERSAQPLEVEDIEQCMMETSDSTLTLCQGDLSPALEPQTSSQKDCWKHLLEVSTLSPFDKCVLCLGPISSFTWTGYRCKACSRVWHLSCYRRKKAEDEILDSDEEQNSGSKYVPDSDEDSDSSMTLVPHQSKVRQKEGIPALPTNNSNSLDTHFPNDAGTSKCLPTDVIAGETSDSEISSKDSSNKHVKNKDKKSLEHLNLTNRNYCFVCGKPQSRLTRHLKVHMSHPEVSYAFYLPGHSQERKTLFEKMRNRGNFHHNIAILQGENGQLKVKRVLKSTAVAGNFVHCMHCQGLYARKELWRHVRRCSLRPENRNLDKQAGRARVLCFATAQDTVFSQHFLSGMWKLLSTMKTDDIGLAVRNDLSIVHLAQSLYNKHGQDPTKYKHIRQKLREVGRLLVCLRANYSVHSLEEAIKPSNSQTVVQAVKQVAGFHEESLSYHTPSLALKLGHTLNKICDIIHCRALMAEDAALVKATETFRKLYTSKWCELISNKALSTLSSAKYNKPTTLPFTEDIQVLHQYLQKTADSAVSNLMEEATPKNYAEIEIEGNLSFSENENNEGSDSEGSGTEVGGPLCEDGKDLDPASDSMILEQEQNSGGQDKLSHVTSTVGDTVPSTGVLSGKDDADQESEARRQPKKMWSKAEVAAVMRHFGSHIKKGKLASKVECSQCKRAEDPVLSQRTVQNIRDFVRNRITTAKRQAQKRR